The Sesamum indicum cultivar Zhongzhi No. 13 linkage group LG6, S_indicum_v1.0, whole genome shotgun sequence genome has a segment encoding these proteins:
- the LOC105164508 gene encoding 60S ribosomal export protein NMD3: MAKKKEGSVNVSGKPEHSLDVNRDGGITKSNNGRSAATVQRLKELPSTRIMPDRPMAQDMGMFTVPQTIGSVLCCKCGILMQPNAANMCAKCLRSEVDITEGLQKHVIIIHCPECDTYLQPPRTWIKAQLESKELLTFCVKRLKNLNKVRLVHAEFIWTEPHSKRIKVKLRVQKEVLNGAILEQAYTVEYVVQDQMCESCLRVQANPDQWVAAVQLRQHVSHRRTFFYLEQLILKHDAAKYAIRIKQMDEGVDFFFSNRSHGVKFVEFLGKVTPIRSRNDKQLVSHDPKSNNYNYKYTFSVEISPICREDLICLPPKLAVSLGNFGPLVICNKVTNIIALLDPFTLRQSFLDAEQYWRSSFKALLSSTQLVEYIVLDVEPVSSEVNVGGLKYVLADVQVARLSDFGKNDTIFNVRTHLGHILNPGDYALGYDLYGANNNDIELDKYKGLVLPDVILIKKSYEEKRQKRRGKPRSWKLKSLNMEIDNTSRGKDNEEKMNSEYEQFLRDLEENPDLRFNLSLYRNKEYQPSEMASMTDGEDVPSVPLDELLADLDLSDEEEDGDDDNDSMKGGKHFLISCMV; encoded by the exons ATGGCGAAGAAGAAAGAGGGGTCGGTGAACGTTTCGGGGAAGCCGGAGCACTCGTTGGATGTTAACAGAGATGGCGGCATAACTAAATCCAATAATGGACGGAGCGCCGCCACGGTGCAGCGGCTCAAGGAATTGCCATCAACTCGTATTATGCCTGACCGAC CTATGGCGCAAGACATGGGTATGTTTACTGTGCCACAGACGATTGGTAGTGTTTTATGCTGCAAATGTGGTATTTTAATGCAACCAAATGCGGCGAACATGTGTGCCAAATGCCTGCGGTCCGAAGTAGACATAACAGAAGGCCTTCAGAAGCATGTTATTATCATCCATTGCCCTGAATGTGACACTTACTTGCAACCACCAAGGACTTGGATCAAAGCTCAGCTGGAATCGAAAGAGCTACTGACCTTCTGTGTGAAGAGGTTGAAGAACTTGAACAAGGTTCGTTTGGTACATGCAGAGTTCATTTGGACTGAACCTCACTCCAAGAGGATTAAAGTCAAGTTGAGGGTCCAGAAAGAGGTTCTCAACGGAGCAATACTTGAACAAGCTTACACTGTTGAATATGTTGTGCAAGATCAGATGTGTGAGTCTTGCTTGAGGGTCCAAGCGAATCCTGATCAGTGGGTTGCTGCGGTGCAACTGCGGCAGCATGTTTCTCACAGACGCACTTTCTTCTATCTTGAGCAGCTAATTCTTAAACATGATGCTGCTAAATATGCCATCAGGATTAAGCAGATGGACGAAGGCGTTGATTTCTTCTTCAGTAATCGGAGTCATGGTGTAAAGTTTGTTGAGTTCTTGGGCAAAGTAACTCCAATTAGGAGTCGTAATGACAAACAACTTGTGTCTCATGATCCAAAGAGcaataattacaactataagtATACTTTCTCGGTTGAAATCAGCCCTATTTGTCGTGAGGATTTGATTTGTCTTCCACCTAAACTTGCTGTCAGCTTGGGAAACTTCGGACCACTTGTAATATGCAACAAAGTGACCAACATCATAGCTCTATTAGATCCATTCACCCTTAGGCAAAGCTTCCTGGATGCTGAGCAATATTGGAGATCATCATTTAAGGCCTTATTGTCGAGTACGCAGCTGGTTGAATACATAGTATTGGATGTGGAGCCTGTTTCTTCTGAAGTCAATGTTGGTGGCTTAAAGTATGTTTTAGCTGATGTCCAAGTAGCTCGTTTATCTGATTTTGGAAAGAATGACACGATTTTTAATGTGAGGACACACTTGGGACATATTTTGAATCCCGGCGATTATGCTCTTGGTTATGACTTATATGGTGCCAACAATAATGATATCGAATTGGACAAGTACAAAGGTCTTGTGCTCCCAGATGTGATACTTATTAAAAAGAGCTATGAAGAGAAGCGCCAAAAGAGGCGGGGAAAACCTCGTTCCTGGAAGCTTAAGTCTCTCAATATGGAGATTGATAATACCTCCAGAGGTAAAGATAATGAGGAGAAGATGAATTCAGAGTATGAACAGTTCTTGAGAGATTTGGAGGAGAACCCTGATTTAAGATTTAATCTGTCCCTTTACCGCAACAAAGAATACCAGCCATCAGAAATGGCTTCTATGACTGATGGTGAGGATGTTCCTTCTGTTCCATTAGACGAGTTGCTTGCAGATCTTGATTTAAGtgatgaggaagaagatggtgatgatgataatgataGTATGAAGGGCGGTAAGCATTTTTTGATAAGCTGTATGGTTTAA